In a genomic window of Clavelina lepadiformis chromosome 7, kaClaLepa1.1, whole genome shotgun sequence:
- the LOC143465419 gene encoding uncharacterized protein LOC143465419 — MEPNTTKDSEVELPLVDSESSTYFHDDSCDPKLVPGLRALSFTTEQIQERLLRVLGRMEIIKKEEESCKKQAHDVIQKILHYQSKFTIYEAERRAIAEKVSKKRKAAYLEHSHDMQVKSVMDDLLEAVCGFEEGGHPRGAAISLIVPEKGDFAGSNMAKLQLNKDANETNKI; from the exons ATGGAACCAAATACAACCAAAG ATTCCGAAGTGGAACTACCGCTTGTTGACTCTGAATCATCAACATATTTTCACGATGATTCCTGCGATCCTAAACTAGTTCCCGGACTGCGAGCATTATCCTTCACCACAGAACAA ATCCAGGAACGTCTACTGAGGGTTTTGGGTAGAATGGAAATCATTAAGAAAGAAGAGGAATCTTGTAAGAAGCAAGCCCATGACGTAATACAGAAGATTTTGCACTATCAAAGCAAATTCACGATTTATGAA GCGGAAAGGCGCGCTATagctgaaaaagtttcaaaGAAAAGAAAGGCGGCCTACTTGGAGCACAGTCACGATATGCAGGTCAAGTCAGTGATGGACGATTTGCTAGAAGCGGTGTGTGGATTTGAAGAAGGCGGACATCCGCGTGGCGCCGCCATTAGTCTCATTGTGCCAGAAAAGGGAGATTTTGCTGGTTCAAACATGGCCAAGTTACAACTAAACAAAGACGCAAATGAAacgaacaaaatataa